The genomic window TTGTCTTGCACAACTACACTATGCGGCCACCGCACAACAAGGACCATTGCCACCTTTCACCATTGAACTACAAGAGGTGGTGGCGCCGCAGTTGCCGGGCCTCCATTCTTTTGCCAAAGCACAGTCAGGCGATAAATGGCTGATAGTAACAGGGCGTACCGATGGGCTGCACAGCTTTTTCCCCAATTCCGCTTTTTCGCCTACGGAAGCAAACCAGTCGCTTTTTGTAATTGATACAGACGATTGGGAGGTTTGGTCGGCCCCCTTATCATTGCTGCCTTATGCGATCCGCACTTCTTTATCAGCCACCAACACCGAATTTATTCAATCCGGCAGCCAGCTATATATTATTGGCGGTTATGGCAATGACTCACTCACTGATGCGAAAATCACATTTCCGACAATTACTGCATTGCAAACGGATGCCGTGATTAATGAAATTGTTGCCGGCAGCAATAACCTTGCGCCCTATATCAGGCAGGCAGTTTACAACGATTTAGCCGTTACCGGCGGCGCGTTGCAAAAATCAGGAAGCACTTACTTCCTCGTTGGCGGCCACAACTTTTCAGGGCTTTATACCAAGTTGACTTCCTCATTCTTCCTGCAGCAATATACCAACAGTATCAGCCGGTTTGAGTTAGAAGACGATGGAGACAATCTTACCATCAACAATTTTGCTGCGCAAACTGATACTGACAATTTTCACCGGCGTGATCTCAATGCTGCCCCCTTAATAAATGCCGATGGAAGTGAATCTTTCGGACTTTATGGAGGAGTATTCCGATATGATAAAAATCTGCCTTACACGCATCCGGTTTATTTTGATGAAAGCGGCGCAGTAACCGACTTTAGCTTTGAACAAAAAATGAGCCAGTACACCTGC from Chitinophagales bacterium includes these protein-coding regions:
- a CDS encoding T9SS type A sorting domain-containing protein gives rise to the protein MQQKLHRYYLIICLAQLHYAATAQQGPLPPFTIELQEVVAPQLPGLHSFAKAQSGDKWLIVTGRTDGLHSFFPNSAFSPTEANQSLFVIDTDDWEVWSAPLSLLPYAIRTSLSATNTEFIQSGSQLYIIGGYGNDSLTDAKITFPTITALQTDAVINEIVAGSNNLAPYIRQAVYNDLAVTGGALQKSGSTYFLVGGHNFSGLYTKLTSSFFLQQYTNSISRFELEDDGDNLTINNFAAQTDTDNFHRRDLNAAPLINADGSESFGLYGGVFRYDKNLPYTHPVYFDESGAVTDFSFEQKMSQYTCPVVTCYDSVSHTMYTTFFGGISLYDCNDTTNLLTEDTLVPFINDITTLTRSEDGSTTESVLPVKFPGLYGANAEFFPAMNNVTYPNGVLKLNTFTGKQLIGYIYGGISTNNANEGYSLASNLLFRVFLTRTIATHDISPTATDNFSIFPNPTGGYLQISFSLDQAQHVSIRLMNLYGAEAARPAEGTFPAGNHRLAFNTLQLAAGLYTIRFISDDKNTAGTLMIMK